The following coding sequences are from one Novipirellula caenicola window:
- a CDS encoding YeiH family protein, with translation MSTEASSPKSSDHESIDDDSVLATPPPRPSLWKDMSTSEDWWAIWCAGLLLLGAFAAVWFSQGEHVSENIVAGESVSITSPLKPYLSKPGKWTDNPIDAIASSWQGILGAFVIIGALFAVANQMRGKSASAFLAAFPFVFLLATLAYWMSGQSVVKAYNLEYALWALLVGLIISNTVGTPKFLRPAISTEFFIKTGLVLLGAEVLMSRLLALGLPGVFVAWVVTPVVLISTYVFGQKILKIQSKSLNMVISADMSVCGVSAAIATAAACKAKKEELSLSIGLSLGFTVIMMAVMPAVITATGMDPILGGAWLGGTIDATGAVAAAGAVLGDEALEVAATVKMIQNILIGVTAFCVAIYWVTFVERDPTGPKIGLSEIWYRFPKFVLGFVSMSILFSVLYSSLINGPELINAMISGSTKTLRGWLFCLAFVSIGLETNFRQLFPQLKGGKPLVLYVCGQSLNLILTLLMAWLMFKVIFADAVTP, from the coding sequence ATGAGCACTGAAGCATCTTCACCAAAATCCAGCGATCATGAATCGATCGACGACGATTCGGTCCTTGCCACACCACCACCGCGACCGAGTCTGTGGAAGGACATGTCGACCAGCGAAGATTGGTGGGCGATTTGGTGTGCCGGCCTGTTGCTTCTTGGTGCCTTCGCCGCCGTTTGGTTCAGCCAAGGCGAGCACGTCAGCGAAAATATCGTCGCCGGCGAATCGGTCAGTATCACCAGTCCGCTAAAACCCTACCTCTCGAAACCGGGCAAGTGGACCGACAACCCGATTGACGCCATCGCATCAAGTTGGCAAGGCATCCTTGGAGCCTTTGTGATCATCGGGGCGTTGTTTGCGGTCGCCAATCAGATGCGGGGTAAATCTGCGTCGGCCTTCTTGGCGGCGTTCCCGTTCGTGTTTCTGCTGGCGACGTTGGCGTATTGGATGTCGGGTCAAAGCGTGGTCAAAGCCTACAATCTTGAATACGCATTGTGGGCACTGTTAGTGGGGCTGATCATCAGCAACACGGTCGGCACGCCCAAGTTTCTGCGTCCGGCGATCTCGACTGAATTTTTTATCAAGACCGGCTTGGTACTGCTTGGGGCGGAAGTGCTGATGAGTCGCTTGTTAGCCTTGGGTTTGCCCGGTGTGTTTGTCGCTTGGGTGGTCACGCCGGTCGTGTTGATTTCGACGTACGTGTTTGGCCAAAAGATTCTAAAAATCCAATCCAAATCGCTCAATATGGTGATCTCTGCGGACATGTCCGTGTGTGGTGTCTCGGCCGCGATTGCCACGGCGGCGGCATGCAAAGCCAAGAAAGAGGAATTGTCACTTTCGATTGGTTTGTCATTGGGATTCACCGTCATCATGATGGCGGTGATGCCCGCGGTGATCACCGCCACGGGTATGGATCCCATCCTGGGTGGCGCGTGGTTGGGCGGAACGATTGATGCTACCGGTGCAGTGGCAGCCGCCGGTGCGGTGCTGGGCGACGAAGCACTCGAAGTCGCGGCAACCGTGAAGATGATCCAAAACATTCTAATCGGCGTGACCGCTTTCTGCGTGGCGATCTATTGGGTCACGTTTGTCGAACGAGATCCAACGGGTCCCAAGATCGGGCTGTCCGAAATCTGGTATCGTTTCCCAAAATTTGTGCTCGGCTTTGTCTCGATGTCGATCCTGTTTTCGGTACTCTATTCCTCGTTGATTAACGGACCGGAACTGATCAACGCGATGATCAGCGGGTCGACCAAAACGCTTCGCGGTTGGCTCTTCTGTTTGGCGTTTGTTAGCATCGGGTTGGAAACCAATTTCCGTCAATTGTTTCCTCAACTCAAAGGCGGCAAACCTCTGGTTCTGTATGTCTGCGGTCAATCGCTCAACTTGATTTTGACTTTGCTGATGGCTTGGTTGATGTTCAAAGTCATCTTCGCGGATGCGGTGACGCCATGA
- a CDS encoding FAD-dependent oxidoreductase: MNKPVQGNIAIVGQGLMGLTSALRLLEAGFAVTLFSKEPFEQTNSMSAGAYWWPHRTYPMDRVTSWAKTTYDEYVKQSADADSGVFFEQHLRFCLDPDDSAYVLDIVDQWERVDGADYGVPCAEAFRVTVPVIDVPIFMRQLKQRVAGANAAFVTRTIESPDSLFPEFDLVVNCTGVEAREFAHDEEVFPIRGQVVRVARPEGLRRSTRIYQKDDRFTLVLPRTHDVILGGTAQEGDWDRSERDTDTAAILARCAEIVPEIKDANVLGTAVGLRPGRHAVRLELDTSSSARPVVHNYGHGGGGYTVAWGCADEVVALVRGVKKDSDTF; encoded by the coding sequence ATGAACAAACCAGTCCAAGGTAACATCGCGATTGTCGGTCAAGGATTGATGGGGCTGACGTCCGCTCTGCGGCTATTGGAAGCTGGTTTTGCGGTAACGCTGTTTAGCAAGGAACCGTTTGAGCAAACCAATTCGATGTCGGCTGGCGCCTATTGGTGGCCGCACCGAACGTATCCCATGGACCGCGTGACTTCGTGGGCCAAAACCACGTACGACGAGTATGTCAAACAAAGCGCCGACGCTGACTCGGGCGTCTTTTTTGAACAACACCTTCGTTTCTGTCTCGATCCCGACGACAGCGCGTACGTGCTCGACATTGTCGACCAATGGGAACGAGTCGACGGCGCCGATTATGGAGTGCCCTGTGCCGAAGCGTTCCGCGTCACCGTGCCGGTGATCGACGTTCCCATCTTCATGAGGCAATTGAAACAACGTGTCGCCGGCGCCAACGCAGCGTTTGTCACGCGAACGATTGAATCACCTGATTCGTTGTTCCCCGAGTTTGATCTTGTCGTGAATTGTACGGGAGTCGAGGCTCGTGAATTTGCCCACGATGAAGAGGTCTTTCCGATTCGCGGGCAAGTCGTCCGTGTGGCTCGTCCCGAAGGGCTCCGCCGATCGACGCGGATCTATCAAAAGGACGATCGATTCACGTTGGTGCTGCCTCGCACCCACGACGTCATCCTTGGCGGGACGGCGCAAGAAGGTGACTGGGACCGCAGCGAACGCGATACCGATACCGCGGCGATCCTTGCTCGCTGTGCTGAAATTGTGCCCGAGATCAAGGACGCCAACGTGCTAGGCACCGCCGTCGGGCTTCGCCCCGGCCGTCATGCCGTCCGGCTTGAGCTGGACACGAGCTCCTCAGCCCGCCCCGTGGTACATAACTATGGTCATGGCGGCGGCGGCTACACCGTCGCATGGGGATGTGCCGACGAGGTGGTGGCACTTGTGCGAGGCGTCAAAAAAGATTCCGACACGTTTTGA
- a CDS encoding DMT family transporter: MKPWIILLIAGLLETAWAVGLKYTDAFTRFWPSLMTAVALILSMVLLAIAVRELPIGTAYPVWVGIGAVGAATFGMLFLSEPVSLPRIFFLGLLLLAIIGLKWTSVSA; this comes from the coding sequence ATGAAGCCGTGGATTATTTTGTTGATTGCCGGATTGTTAGAAACCGCGTGGGCGGTGGGGCTGAAGTATACCGACGCGTTTACCCGGTTTTGGCCGAGCTTGATGACCGCCGTCGCGTTAATTCTTAGCATGGTGTTGCTCGCCATCGCGGTACGCGAGCTTCCGATCGGCACCGCCTACCCCGTGTGGGTGGGAATTGGCGCTGTCGGCGCCGCGACCTTTGGCATGCTGTTTCTGAGTGAGCCGGTTTCGTTGCCCCGGATTTTCTTTCTCGGTTTGCTGCTGCTGGCCATCATCGGATTGAAGTGGACGTCGGTCTCGGCGTGA
- the dnaN gene encoding DNA polymerase III subunit beta, whose amino-acid sequence MKITCQRESLTAAFALAASIAPTRSPKEILQNVKVTASGSRITLTATDLDVGIRLDLEEGVEVETEGTALLPVQRTMAILRESNDETLTIETDEAGIRITGSRSKFRLPGNNPDEFPSVAEFNEDKYHVLPTRLFREMVRRTVFATDAESSRYALGGVLLEMESDSVVAVGTDGRRLAKMEGTGESQGGHQTTGTSTIVPTRAIQLMERAVSDKDDTVDVAARSNDLLIRTPRAVIYSRLVEGRYPNWRQVFPKRETAQQIDMAVGPLFAALRQAAIVTDHESRGIDFTFGEGTLKLEASTADIGESQIELPIPYDGETITLTMDHRYVADFCKVLDNETNFIMEIESSSKPALLTTDDGFSYVIMPMARDR is encoded by the coding sequence ATGAAGATCACTTGCCAACGCGAATCGCTCACCGCTGCTTTTGCACTTGCCGCCAGCATCGCTCCGACTCGTTCGCCCAAAGAGATTCTTCAAAATGTGAAGGTGACCGCATCGGGTTCGCGGATCACCTTGACCGCCACCGACTTGGATGTCGGGATTCGCTTGGATCTCGAAGAAGGGGTGGAAGTGGAAACCGAAGGCACCGCATTGCTGCCCGTCCAACGGACGATGGCGATCCTGAGAGAAAGCAATGACGAAACGCTGACGATCGAGACCGATGAAGCGGGGATTCGTATCACCGGCAGCCGCAGTAAATTCCGGCTTCCCGGCAACAATCCTGATGAATTCCCCAGCGTCGCGGAATTCAACGAAGACAAGTACCACGTGCTACCGACCCGTTTGTTCCGTGAAATGGTTCGCCGCACCGTGTTTGCCACCGACGCCGAGAGCAGTCGTTACGCTCTCGGTGGGGTACTGCTTGAAATGGAAAGCGACTCGGTGGTTGCGGTCGGTACCGACGGTCGCCGGTTGGCCAAGATGGAAGGGACTGGCGAATCACAAGGTGGTCACCAGACGACCGGAACCAGTACGATTGTGCCCACGCGAGCGATCCAGTTGATGGAACGTGCCGTCAGCGACAAAGACGACACCGTCGACGTGGCAGCCCGCTCTAACGATTTGCTGATTCGGACCCCACGAGCGGTCATCTATTCACGATTGGTCGAAGGGCGTTATCCGAATTGGCGACAAGTGTTCCCAAAACGTGAAACGGCCCAACAGATCGACATGGCGGTCGGACCGTTGTTTGCCGCACTTCGTCAAGCCGCGATTGTGACCGATCATGAGAGCCGAGGGATCGATTTTACCTTTGGTGAAGGCACGCTGAAACTCGAAGCCAGCACAGCCGACATTGGTGAGTCGCAGATCGAATTGCCGATTCCCTACGACGGCGAAACCATCACGTTGACGATGGACCATCGTTACGTCGCCGATTTCTGCAAGGTGTTGGATAACGAAACGAATTTCATCATGGAAATCGAATCGTCATCCAAACCCGCACTGTTAACCACCGATGATGGTTTCAGTTACGTGATCATGCCGATGGCCCGCGACCGCTAA
- a CDS encoding carboxypeptidase-like regulatory domain-containing protein produces MAEPIGIMERYALTDDREAFLAELIPASDDYYFYHCLHYQTSGQLDRAEVFLNDWLAENKGRETAVIRGMIDRQRLLTYSQTPERTIDHLVKRLGVQLHHPAPPVKGERRYPSQFDVALLDLDRLVREAVQQDDTLLPIGMQRLAEKYRSGETAGLKLNLHDFLARVDHATIKDLDELVIRELQSRRKQEVRFGDLAAHQVLTLAELDRVAAAVPEITDDNSFVSAKLLRLRPSDDVDLSQQPAQRRAYLQRVDAYVRTLPPSYNSLKASSAFRLLEANLAAGVYDRELFLRYLALPRHSPIVHPEWAKRPAPKANLGENFMPMALLPPIGDEVSLVRVYLEHFLKDADNSDAFAELIQPDYLWRVFAETKLMFGIGDEEQWYRLLSPAERQSIRDSVQLRLAPQNKPRFDSDNPAQLIVDIKNVDELVLRIYEINSLAFLRTHQEPLDTDIDLDGLVATHERKLTYTQPAVQRHREILELDEIRGRGVWVVDLVGKGVRARAMIRRGELHHVDTITADGMKFTIVDEDRKPIAHARMIVAGREFLADDSGSVTLPPVSDATHRDAIVSDGELAEKIKFSHFVEDYVLTAGMHLDRTQVQSGESTSLLIRPRIAMGDTPLDPSLLTDVSVQIEAVDLDGITTTKTIEDIKLNSQGDLVVPFRVPARVLQVQASLSGQIRSLSTNQWRRLRTTQQWQIATIRKTNSTHDAFLTRDGDEYVIEVRGRSGEAIAGATVSISLSTHVRGSEIKQTLQTDQQGRVRLSSLPYVKRISFAAGSGPRHTRDLKLDEVFWPNTVHTTTDIGIELPVVDSPDPVSDRYRLIRLRAGVNDADLSDQLVIDKGLLRIKKLAAGDYRLIDRNTAAPTAIAVVDGPVIDHVAVGKIRHREVSPIVPLGVASMVRDAEGLRIQLSGQTDLARVHVFATRYLDVESPADPLHLPMPGLRGRSVSLPRCGYISDLRLGDEYQYVLRRRYAAKYPGVMLPQPSVILNPWETEETSNTSQSVTAGDEPRASAPQDNLSRMRAEADRRSEDTEAPTSDYDFLADCGVTITNLRPDENGVVSVPANLIDGLPLLQIIVTDPSTVIQRTMTAPLDDIETIDLRLAKAIAAEKAVSFERAVTIVSKDKPLDFQQLGSAQLQVYGNVAALLKLYLTLVPDPRLEEFQELATWDQLEKSAKLEAYSRLASHELHLFLKMHDPHFFAEIIKPYLENKKEKQFVDHWLLEDDLKPYTELWKYNQLNYAERALLAIRMPKVRNQVQRELKEWIDLQDTDHQQIRINIESALKANVMFEDFGSDMMMMDDMAEFEGLGGRGGGMGGGGFAFGGGAMPRNDKAKAAPARKKRSLDLKDFESLDRERLGEEEEKRVLGRFSRRSAARELAFFRELDSTKQWAESQWDQVFTVQEPFPSDLIEVDPFWADLALSDSDNPPVSSHLLYPVENRHAALVALAMCGLPLKSGDISLPGNEGESYAPEHPVAVVMKRLRTLKVNDDANSSILVGQRFAAANTPPPSQNRRSEEPKEFLTGVAYKGQTVISNPTANPQTVDVFWQIPEGSLPLSGSQVTDSKTVTLAPFAVHAVEYEFYFPAAGDFPHYPATVASDGELLARAQNRSFNVVDQPTELTSVTWDKVARSGTAAEITDFLASANLRDLDWMLIAHRMQQPDVYQAVIKVLRSANLPESELWAYSLKYRDEPAIRTYLSLSDDLVERVGPELDSPLLQVDAIERRIIEMLEYAPLVRARIHRLKAENEILNSTFLDQYRDFVRVLGFQSEIPQNQRLALTYYLLIQNRIEEAIDTFAKIDRDSIATQLQYDYMDAYLAMHQGQYDRAEQIANLRRDELVPRWQSRFGELANQLRQRRDLRMNEQLVSKDPAKGEPDAIQQGSGDLAVLDREQQQASAADEQPEVLVRVEGDSLRIDHRQSKSATLNLYGVDLELLFSKAPFVREDLQRMAMVKPTRSETLDFDQANGVARYELDENRRRQTLLVEVVAGASRDTALYFGGEMTTYVSESYGQLQASDAKSHHPIDTAYVKVYAKYPDGDVRFYKDGYTDSRGRFDYASVSADDAKGATRFAILVISAEKGASLHDVAPPR; encoded by the coding sequence ATGGCAGAACCCATCGGCATCATGGAACGATACGCTTTGACGGACGATCGCGAGGCGTTTCTTGCTGAACTGATCCCCGCCAGTGATGACTATTACTTTTACCACTGTTTGCACTACCAAACCTCGGGCCAATTGGACCGCGCCGAAGTCTTCCTGAACGATTGGTTGGCTGAAAACAAAGGCCGAGAAACCGCGGTCATTCGCGGCATGATCGATCGCCAACGGCTGCTGACCTATTCACAGACCCCCGAGCGAACGATCGACCATTTGGTCAAACGGCTTGGTGTCCAATTGCATCATCCTGCGCCGCCGGTCAAAGGCGAACGACGTTACCCGAGCCAGTTTGATGTCGCACTGTTGGATCTTGATCGTTTGGTTCGAGAGGCGGTGCAGCAGGATGACACGCTGTTGCCGATCGGGATGCAGCGATTGGCCGAAAAGTATCGAAGCGGCGAAACCGCGGGTCTAAAACTGAATTTGCATGATTTTCTCGCCCGAGTCGATCATGCCACGATCAAAGACCTCGACGAGCTGGTGATTCGCGAACTGCAATCGCGACGAAAACAAGAGGTCCGTTTTGGCGACTTGGCGGCGCATCAAGTGCTAACGCTTGCCGAACTGGATCGTGTCGCGGCGGCGGTGCCCGAGATCACCGACGATAACTCGTTTGTGTCGGCCAAGTTATTGCGTCTGCGTCCAAGCGACGATGTTGATTTGTCACAGCAACCGGCTCAGCGGCGGGCCTACCTGCAGCGAGTCGATGCCTATGTTCGTACGCTGCCACCAAGTTACAACTCACTGAAAGCCTCGTCGGCGTTCCGTTTGCTCGAAGCCAATTTAGCGGCCGGTGTCTACGATCGCGAGCTCTTTCTGCGTTATCTCGCGTTGCCGCGGCACAGTCCCATCGTGCACCCGGAATGGGCAAAACGTCCTGCACCGAAGGCGAACCTTGGTGAAAACTTCATGCCGATGGCTCTGCTGCCGCCGATCGGGGACGAAGTTTCGCTGGTCCGCGTCTACCTCGAACACTTTTTGAAGGACGCCGATAACAGCGATGCATTCGCAGAACTGATCCAACCCGATTACCTGTGGCGTGTGTTTGCCGAAACCAAGTTGATGTTCGGCATTGGTGACGAAGAACAATGGTATCGCTTGCTGTCGCCTGCCGAGCGGCAATCGATCCGTGATTCGGTCCAGCTGCGACTGGCCCCGCAAAACAAACCGCGATTTGATAGTGACAATCCGGCGCAGTTGATCGTGGATATCAAAAACGTCGACGAATTGGTACTTCGCATCTATGAAATCAACTCACTCGCTTTTCTGCGAACGCACCAAGAACCGCTGGACACCGACATCGATCTTGACGGATTGGTCGCCACCCACGAGCGAAAACTCACCTACACCCAACCTGCGGTTCAGCGTCATCGCGAAATTTTGGAACTCGACGAAATCCGTGGTCGAGGCGTCTGGGTGGTGGATTTGGTCGGCAAAGGCGTCCGCGCTCGAGCGATGATTCGCCGCGGCGAACTGCACCACGTCGACACGATCACCGCCGATGGAATGAAATTCACGATTGTTGATGAAGACCGCAAACCGATCGCTCACGCCCGCATGATCGTCGCGGGACGCGAATTTCTAGCCGACGATTCGGGCTCGGTGACGTTGCCGCCGGTATCCGATGCCACTCACCGCGATGCGATCGTGAGCGATGGTGAATTGGCCGAAAAAATCAAATTTTCTCACTTTGTCGAAGATTACGTTTTGACCGCCGGGATGCACCTGGATCGCACCCAAGTGCAATCAGGTGAAAGTACTTCATTGCTGATCCGCCCACGCATTGCCATGGGCGACACCCCGCTCGATCCTTCGCTGTTGACCGATGTCAGCGTCCAAATCGAGGCGGTCGATCTGGATGGCATTACGACCACCAAAACGATCGAGGACATCAAATTAAATTCGCAGGGCGATTTGGTGGTGCCGTTTCGCGTCCCCGCTCGAGTGTTGCAGGTTCAAGCGTCGTTGAGCGGCCAAATCCGCTCGTTATCGACGAACCAGTGGCGTAGGCTTCGCACGACTCAGCAGTGGCAAATCGCTACGATTCGGAAAACCAATTCGACACATGATGCATTCCTGACGCGTGATGGTGATGAATATGTGATCGAAGTTCGCGGTCGATCCGGCGAAGCGATTGCCGGGGCGACCGTCTCGATTTCGCTCTCGACCCATGTCCGCGGCTCCGAGATCAAGCAAACGCTGCAAACCGATCAACAAGGCAGGGTACGGTTGTCGTCACTGCCATACGTGAAGCGCATCAGCTTCGCTGCCGGATCGGGGCCGCGACATACTCGTGACCTAAAACTTGACGAGGTGTTTTGGCCTAACACCGTTCACACAACCACGGACATCGGAATTGAATTGCCGGTGGTTGATTCGCCCGACCCGGTCTCGGATCGCTACCGATTGATTCGACTACGCGCGGGAGTCAACGACGCCGATTTGAGCGATCAATTGGTGATCGACAAAGGACTGCTTCGCATCAAAAAGCTGGCGGCGGGCGATTACCGTTTGATCGACCGTAACACCGCGGCACCAACCGCGATCGCGGTCGTCGATGGGCCGGTGATCGACCATGTCGCGGTTGGAAAGATTCGTCATCGCGAGGTCTCACCCATCGTTCCCCTCGGCGTGGCGTCGATGGTACGGGATGCGGAGGGCTTGCGAATACAGTTGTCTGGACAAACCGACTTGGCTCGTGTGCATGTGTTCGCGACTCGGTACTTGGATGTGGAAAGTCCCGCGGATCCGCTGCATTTGCCAATGCCGGGATTGCGTGGGCGAAGCGTTTCGCTTCCTCGATGCGGTTACATCAGTGATCTACGATTAGGCGACGAATACCAATACGTGCTGCGTCGCCGGTACGCCGCCAAGTATCCCGGCGTGATGTTGCCGCAGCCCAGCGTGATCTTGAATCCCTGGGAAACCGAGGAAACAAGCAATACCAGCCAATCGGTGACGGCGGGGGATGAACCGAGGGCGAGTGCCCCGCAAGACAATCTGTCGCGGATGAGAGCCGAGGCGGATCGTCGAAGTGAGGACACCGAAGCCCCAACGTCGGACTACGACTTTTTGGCGGATTGTGGCGTCACTATCACCAATCTGCGACCCGACGAAAATGGGGTTGTCAGTGTGCCGGCTAATTTGATCGACGGGCTGCCGCTGCTGCAAATCATCGTTACCGATCCATCCACGGTGATCCAGCGAACCATGACGGCTCCGCTCGACGATATCGAGACGATCGATCTGCGACTTGCCAAAGCGATCGCAGCCGAAAAAGCGGTCTCGTTTGAACGAGCCGTGACGATCGTATCGAAAGACAAACCGCTCGATTTCCAGCAACTTGGGTCGGCTCAACTGCAGGTTTATGGAAATGTCGCTGCGTTGTTGAAACTGTATCTGACCTTGGTTCCCGACCCTCGGCTCGAAGAATTTCAGGAACTCGCCACGTGGGATCAACTCGAAAAATCAGCCAAGCTGGAAGCCTACTCTCGATTGGCAAGCCACGAACTACATCTATTCCTAAAGATGCATGACCCCCACTTTTTTGCTGAGATCATCAAACCTTATCTCGAAAACAAAAAGGAAAAGCAGTTTGTCGATCACTGGCTGCTCGAAGACGATCTGAAACCGTACACCGAGCTGTGGAAATACAATCAACTGAACTACGCCGAGCGAGCGTTATTGGCAATTCGGATGCCTAAGGTTCGCAACCAGGTGCAACGCGAATTGAAGGAATGGATCGATCTGCAGGACACCGATCACCAACAAATCCGCATCAACATTGAAAGCGCGCTGAAAGCCAACGTCATGTTCGAAGATTTCGGCAGCGACATGATGATGATGGATGACATGGCCGAGTTCGAAGGACTTGGCGGCAGGGGCGGCGGGATGGGAGGCGGCGGATTTGCGTTTGGCGGCGGCGCGATGCCCCGCAACGACAAAGCCAAGGCGGCTCCCGCTCGAAAGAAGCGATCGTTGGATCTCAAAGATTTTGAATCGCTTGACCGAGAACGACTGGGCGAAGAAGAGGAAAAGCGAGTGTTGGGCCGATTCTCGCGTCGCTCCGCTGCGAGGGAGTTGGCTTTCTTTCGTGAACTCGACTCGACAAAACAGTGGGCCGAAAGCCAATGGGATCAAGTTTTTACCGTGCAGGAACCGTTTCCCAGCGATCTGATCGAAGTCGATCCGTTTTGGGCTGACTTGGCACTCTCGGACAGCGACAATCCACCGGTGTCGTCGCATCTGTTGTATCCCGTAGAGAATCGTCACGCCGCGTTGGTGGCGCTTGCGATGTGCGGGTTGCCACTGAAATCGGGTGATATCAGTTTGCCCGGCAACGAAGGTGAATCCTACGCTCCGGAACATCCGGTTGCCGTGGTGATGAAACGGTTGCGGACGCTAAAGGTCAACGACGACGCCAACAGCAGCATCTTGGTGGGGCAACGGTTCGCAGCTGCCAATACGCCGCCACCGAGCCAGAATCGCCGCAGCGAAGAGCCCAAGGAGTTTCTGACAGGCGTCGCTTACAAGGGGCAAACCGTCATTTCGAATCCCACAGCCAATCCACAAACCGTCGATGTGTTCTGGCAGATCCCCGAGGGCAGTTTGCCGCTGAGCGGTAGCCAAGTGACCGACAGCAAGACCGTCACGCTCGCTCCGTTTGCGGTCCACGCGGTTGAGTACGAGTTCTACTTTCCCGCCGCCGGCGATTTCCCGCACTATCCTGCCACGGTCGCAAGCGATGGCGAGTTGCTTGCCCGTGCCCAGAATCGATCGTTTAACGTCGTTGATCAACCAACGGAATTGACTAGCGTGACGTGGGACAAGGTCGCTCGTAGCGGCACCGCGGCCGAGATCACTGATTTCCTCGCCTCGGCGAACCTTCGCGATCTCGATTGGATGTTGATCGCACATCGCATGCAACAGCCGGACGTGTATCAAGCCGTCATCAAGGTGCTGCGAAGTGCCAATCTCCCCGAATCGGAACTCTGGGCCTATTCGCTAAAGTACCGTGATGAACCCGCGATTCGCACCTATTTGTCGCTTTCGGACGATTTGGTCGAACGAGTTGGACCGGAACTGGACAGCCCGCTGCTGCAAGTCGATGCGATCGAGCGACGGATCATCGAGATGCTCGAGTACGCTCCACTGGTACGGGCTCGTATTCATCGTTTGAAGGCCGAAAACGAGATTCTTAACTCGACCTTCCTTGACCAATATCGTGACTTTGTCCGCGTGCTGGGGTTCCAAAGCGAGATCCCGCAAAACCAACGTCTTGCCTTGACGTACTATCTTTTGATCCAAAATCGAATCGAAGAAGCAATCGATACGTTTGCCAAGATCGACCGAGACTCGATTGCGACCCAATTGCAATACGACTACATGGACGCCTACTTGGCCATGCATCAGGGCCAATACGACCGAGCCGAACAAATCGCCAACCTTCGCCGTGATGAATTGGTGCCGCGTTGGCAATCACGGTTTGGTGAACTGGCGAACCAGCTGCGTCAGCGCCGCGATTTGCGAATGAACGAGCAACTTGTTTCCAAAGACCCCGCCAAGGGTGAACCCGATGCGATCCAACAGGGTAGCGGTGATCTAGCGGTACTCGATCGAGAACAGCAACAAGCCTCTGCTGCGGACGAGCAACCCGAGGTCCTTGTGCGTGTCGAAGGCGACTCGTTGCGAATCGATCATCGTCAATCCAAATCCGCGACGCTGAATCTGTACGGTGTGGATCTCGAGTTGCTGTTTAGCAAGGCTCCGTTTGTTCGCGAAGATCTGCAGCGAATGGCGATGGTCAAACCAACGCGGAGCGAAACGCTTGACTTTGATCAAGCCAATGGGGTGGCCCGTTATGAGCTTGATGAGAACCGCCGTCGACAAACGTTGTTGGTGGAAGTTGTCGCGGGAGCCTCACGAGACACGGCACTCTATTTTGGTGGCGAGATGACGACCTATGTCTCGGAAAGCTACGGGCAGCTGCAGGCCAGTGATGCGAAATCTCACCATCCTATCGATACCGCGTATGTGAAGGTCTATGCAAAGTATCCCGATGGAGACGTCCGTTTTTATAAGGACGGTTACACCGATTCACGCGGCCGATTTGATTACGCCAGCGTCAGTGCCGATGATGCCAAAGGTGCGACCCGTTTTGCCATCCTGGTGATCAGTGCAGAGAAAGGTGCATCGTTACACGATGTCGCTCCGCCCCGATAA